A window of Saccharomyces eubayanus strain FM1318 chromosome XII, whole genome shotgun sequence contains these coding sequences:
- the BOS1 gene encoding Bos1p: MMESDNPFSTSEAMMNKRNVGGASANSREGSSNGGGLPLYQGMQKEQTVFERGNAQLDYILEMGQQSFEDIMEQNKILSKVQDQMSNGLRTLGVSEQTISSINKRVFKDKLVFWIALILLIIGIYFVLKWLR, encoded by the coding sequence ATGATGGAATCTGATAACCCCTTCAGCACATCAGAGGCAATGATGAATAAAAGGAACGTTGGAGGAGCGAGTGCGAATAGCAGAGAAGGGTCCAGCAACGGCGGAGGCCTACCGCTATATCAGGGGATGCAGAAGGAGCAGAcggtttttgaaagaggTAACGCTCAACTGGACTACATCCTGGAAATGGGTCAACAATCGTTCGAGGATATCATGGAGCAAAACAAGATTTTATCCAAAGTACAAGACCAAATGTCAAATGGCCTCAGAACGTTGGGTGTTTCGGAACAAACCATTTCTTCTATTAACAAGAGAGTTTTTAAAGACAAACTTGTCTTTTGGATTGCATTAATCCTTTTAATCATAGGTATTTATTTTGTCTTAAAATGGTTAAGGTAG
- the SIC1 gene encoding cyclin-dependent protein serine/threonine kinase inhibiting protein SIC1, with the protein MFKEPDTDTVNQTYLDAVLTPESGTTTQAMTPSTPPRSRGTRYLTQSNANAGSNGMMQPQRTPQKPSQNLVPVTPSTARPFKNAPLLVPPNASMGMTSPFNGLTSPQRSPFPKSSVKRTLFQFESHDDEIIREEQKPLGRVNRMLFPTEGVQQDEEEEEEVLLPPSRPTSARQLHLSLDRNELDEAYRKKIIKDVPGTPSDKVITFELAKNWNNYSPQNGTSSQESGDEEEVIIRSAQVGKNPFASEEAVTREIRSERKKALLRENPDIEDVITYVNKKGEVVEKRRLTDEEKRRFKPRALFQTGDQEH; encoded by the coding sequence ATGTTCAAAGAACCTGATACGGATACTGTAAATCAAACATACCTCGACGCAGTTTTGACCCCAGAATCAGGGACGACTACACAAGCAATGACACCTTCCACCCCACCCAGATCGAGAGGCACTAGGTATCTTACACAGTCCAACGCCAATGCTGGCTCTAACGGGATGATGCAACCGCAAAGGACCCCTCAAAAGCCTTCACAGAACTTGGTCCCTGTTACTCCATCGACAGCTAGGCCGTTCAAGAATGCGCCATTACTAGTGCCTCCCAACGCGAGCATGGGTATGACCTCCCCATTCAATGGACTTACTTCACCTCAACGCTCACCTTTCCCGAAATCTTCAGTCAAGAGAACACtatttcaatttgaaagCCACGATGATGAGATAATAAGGGAGGAACAGAAACCGTTGGGTCGTGTGAATAGAATGTTGTTTCCCACTGAAGGTGTGCAGCAGgatgaagaggaggaggaggaagtGTTGCTCCCCCCCAGCAGACCCACCTCTGCCAGGCAGTTGCACTTATCACTCGATAGAAATGAACTTGATGAAGCGTACAGAAAGAAGATTATTAAAGATGTACCCGGTACGCCCAGCGACAAGGTGATAACGTTTGAACTGGCCAAGAATTGGAACAACTATTCCCCACAAAACGGAACCAGTAGCCAAGAAAGCGGAGATGAGGAAGAAGTCATCATCAGATCAGCACAAGTAGGTAAAAATCCCTTTGCATCGGAAGAAGCAGTCACTCGGGAGATTAGGAGTGAACGCAAGAAAGCATTATTAAGAGAAAACCCTGATATAGAAGATGTGATAACTTATGTTAACAAAAAGGGCGAAGTAGTAGAGAAACGAAGGCTCACTGATGAAGAGAAACGAAGGTTCAAACCAAGGGCATTGTTTCAAACTGGGGATCAAGagcattga